The genomic window GGCCGCCGTCGCGTTGCCGTCGTCGTCGGTGCGCGATTCGCCGACGAGTTTGTCGTCGCGGAAGAACCGGATGCGCTTGCCGGGGATTCCTTCCAGGCGAAGGCCGGTGCGCAGGCTCGCCTTCAGTTGGACTTCCTTGCCCGGCTCGACGATCAGGTCGGAGGGGAGGAGAATGGGATCGAGGCGATTGCGAACCGTGTCCGCCAGGTCGCCCAGGCCGCCGTGCGCCGGGCGGGGATTGCAGACAACGACGCAGACCAGGAGGCCCGCGGCCGCGAGGGGCATCATGAATCGTCTCATGGGAAAAAATGTACCCGCAGCGCGGTGTTTCGGTCAACTTTTTTGTGGCATCCTGCCGATGAACGCACATCGTCGTCTCTTCATCAAGACCGGCGCGATGCCGTGTGTCCGTAACAGCGTGGCGTTTCAGCGAAGGAGCAGGGATGACCGGTAAAGTTTCCCTTCCGGACCTGGTTGACCTCCATGTGCATTCTCGGGTGAGCGACGGCGCGCTGGCGCCGCGCGACGTGGTCCGCATGGCGAGCGAGACGGGCTTGCGGGCGGTCGCCGTCACGGACCACGACACGGTGGCGGGCGTGCCGGAGGCCCTGGCCGCCGGCGAAGAGTTCGGCATCGAGGTCATTCCGGCCGTCGAAATCTCGACCGAGTTTGCCGACGGCGCGTGCCACATCCTCGGATACTTCATCGACATCCAGGACGCGGCCCTCGGGGCGCTCCTGGCCGAGGCCCGCGAGGGACGCGAACGCCGGAACGCCCAAATGCTCGAGAAACTCGCGGCGCTCGGCATGCCGCTTGCGACGGACGACGTGCGGCGGCACGTGACAGCCGGCGTGGTGACCCGCGCCCATTTTGCCTCGGCCATGATCGAAAAGGGTTACGTGGCGTCCTGGGACGAGGCGTTCGAGAAGTTTCTCGGCCGCGACAAGGCCGCTTTCGTTTGCCGGAAGCGCCTGGACCCG from Planctomycetota bacterium includes these protein-coding regions:
- a CDS encoding PHP domain-containing protein; its protein translation is MTGKVSLPDLVDLHVHSRVSDGALAPRDVVRMASETGLRAVAVTDHDTVAGVPEALAAGEEFGIEVIPAVEISTEFADGACHILGYFIDIQDAALGALLAEAREGRERRNAQMLEKLAALGMPLATDDVRRHVTAGVVTRAHFASAMIEKGYVASWDEAFEKFLGRDKAAFVCRKRLDPFEAIRAVRGAGGLSALGHPRQLNLTVEETETWIAELARAGLDAVETTSPDHSTALGKRYRKIAERLGLVETGG